The segment AGCAAATTCTTTATAAGATGTATATTGAGTGTGTTCAGGAAAATAGAACTAAAACATAATACGTAGCTAAGTTCATGCGTTTCTCTAAGCATAATGAATTGGGAGAATCAGAGAGCCAGAAAGTGGCATGATACATCAATGGCTTAAAGGGATCCTTGCATGAGAATATGAGTTTACAATTTGTATGGACCATGGTTGAGGCATCCAATCTAGCTTTGAAGGGTTATACGACAAGAAAAAGAGTGCAGCAATCAAAGATTCCAACCTTGAGAGTAAGGGGACTATCAACCCTAATGGTGTCTAACAGGGTAAAACACCAATCCAAAGGCAGAATAATTTATATGTTAAACCCACCGGAGACAAGTGTTATCGTTGTAATGGAAGAGAGTCAAAGATCAAATGTTTGATCAACAAGAAAAGGAGGACATGTAGGACATGCGATTAAGAAAATTTAgtgttatattaaaaatttaatttaatttaaaataaaataaaaatatgacatgaCAATGAATTATAATGTTTGATTGGTTGAGAATACCGATACCCAAATAAATTCAAGGATATAGGGTGTTCGCCATTTATTTTATGGATTCTAGAATTTACCTTAATCCTTTGTGATTCGGACTTCGGACTGCGTCAAATACATAGTAATTAGTAGAGCCACCGTCGTTGTTCTCTCCCATACCTAGAATCAACGGACAAGGTAGACACCGTATTTGGATTGCCTGCAGTCAAAATTCCTGCAGTTACACACAGTCAAGTGTATTTTGTGAGTGCTTGTCTTGTttttgaaaggagagagaagatAAATTTTCTAACTTAAAAAATTGGTTGAGATCATTTTGAGTAAACTGCAGTGACTACAGGAGAAAAACAACTGCAGTGAATCCTAATCCGTAGCCACCACCATTGCCACCTTATCGTTAGAGTAACAAATTTTTTTTCATCTATGTCTATGTTTGCCCATAAAATCAAAACCGTTTTCAATTCTCTCCCACGACGACCTTCACTCCACCAAATCAAACTAACCCACGCACACATCATCGTTTCAGGCCAATCCCAGTCCCGTCTCATCCTCCACATTCTCTCTCTACTTTCTCTCTCTACATTCCCACTCAACTACTCCCTCTCCGTTTTCAACTCAATTTCTTCCCCAACAGTTTTCGCTTTCAACTCCATCATTCGTTGTCACGCAAAATCATATTCACCTCCTTTCAACTCCATTTCACTTTATTCCTCCATGCGACGTCGTTTCCTCAATCCCAATCAACACACCTTCACTTTCCTCCTTCATGCATGCACCAAGGGGAGGACTCTCACGTTCACGTCCACAACTACCCCTGGTGTTCAGGTTCATGGTCATGTGATCAAGCTCGGTTACGCACGCCATGTGTTTGTTCGAAATGCACTCATTCATTTTTACTTTGAGGGTTTTTCAACGACTGAGTATTCCAAAAGGGTTTTTGATGAAGATACGGATACCCTTTGCAGTGATGTTGTTACGTGGAACTCTATGTTAGCTGGTTTGGTTAGAAAAGGAGAGGTTGGTGTTGCGGAGaagatgtttgatgaaatgccggACAGAGATGTTGTTTCTTGGAGTACTATGATAATGGGGTATGTTCAAAATGGGGATTTGGAAGATGGGTTGGAGTGTTTTAGGTTAATGAGGGAGAAAGGGATAAGACCCAATGAGGCTATTTTGGTTACTGTGCTTTCTGCTTCTGCTCAGATGGGTTTGTTAGGGTGTGGGAGGTTTATTCATTCCGCAATTGATTATTTGAGATTTCGAATAAGTGTACCGATTGGGACTGCTTTGGTTGATATGTATGCGAAGTGTGGTTGCATTGAAGAGTCGAGAGCCTTGTTTGATCGTATGTTGAAGAAAGATATATGGACTTGGAATGTTATGATTTGTGGGCTAGCTTCACATGATCGTGCAAAGGAAGCACTTGAGTTATTTCATGAGTTTATTAGTGAGGGCTTTAGTCCTGTGAATGTGACTTTTGTTGGGGTTTTAAATGCTTGTAGTAGGGCGGGTTTTGTTAGTGAGGGAAGGCATTACTTTAAGTTGATGGTGGATGGTTATGGAATTCAACCGGATATGGAGCACTATGGGTGCATGGTTGATCTTCTGGCTCGTGCGGGATTAATAGATGAAGCGGTTCGGTTGATTGAGACAATGACTGTTGCACCGGATCCTGTAATGTGGGCAACATTGCTTGATGCTTGTAAGATTCATGGATTGGTGGAAATGGGAGAAACAATTGGAAATAAGTTGTTAAAGTTGGATCCGACACACGATGGTCATTATGTGCAGTTAGCTGGAATCTATGCAAAAGCAAGAAAATGGGAAGATGTCGTTAGAGTTAGAAGGTTAATGGTTGAGAGAGTTGCCAATAAAGTTGCGGGTTGGAGCTTAATTGAAGCGGAGGGTAAAGTTCATCGCTTTGCTGCAGGAGACAGAGATCATGATCATTCTTCTGACATTTACAGAATGCTAGAAATAATAGCACTGAGGATAACTGAAGCTGGTCACTCACCAAAACAGCTCACCTGAGTAGCATGATATAAGAGAAGAAGGTATTCAATTTTCGAAACAGGGGAATGATAGGGAGGATTTAGTTACCAAAACATTTTCATGCACGACCCATGAGATCATTCAAGATATTGTTTTATTTAACAGTTATGTCAGTAGGATAAATATCAACCAAAACATCCTGCTCAGTCAATTAGGTTTCCCAAGGAAGGGATTTATTGAGAGGGATTATTCGGCAAAACGTTTTTAGTCAAGGGTCATAAGATATAAATTAAGTTATCTGGAATCTATGCAAAAGCAAGAAAATAGGAAGATGTGGTTAGAGTTCGAAGGTTAATGGTTGAGAGAGTTGCCAATAAAGTTGGGGGTTGGAGCTTGATTGAAGCGGAGAGTAGAGTTCATCGGAGACTAGAGTTCATTGCTTTGTTGCTGCAGGAGACAGAGACCATGACCATTCTTCAGACATTTACAGAATGCTAGAAATAATAGGACTGAGTATAACTGAAGCTGGTTACTCACAAAAACAGCTCAACTGCGTAGCATGATGTAGGAGAAGAAGGGGGTTGGTTTTTCAAGCAACGGAATGATAAGGAGGGTTTAGTTACCAAAACATTTTCACGCATATCCTGTGAGATATCATTCAAGATATAGTTCTATTTGACAATCATGTTGGTAGGATTTTCATCCGGATGGAAGGTCCTTGGCGCTCTTGGAAGAAAGGGATAAATTTTCCATAACACCTTACTCAGTCAATCAAGTCTCCCAAGCAAGGGATTTTTTGGGAGGGATTATTCACCAAATTGTTTTCAGTCAAGACACCTAAGATAGAAATTACCAAGGTTTTAAATAACGGGTGCGGTCGAGCGAAGGCTTTCGCGATTTCAGTCGATACAGGTGTTACGATAATAATTGCGGTCGTCATGTTGTGAATTAACCACAATTTGTTCTTTATCACAAAACGGTGAATAACGATATCTGCATCGGCACCTTTCGATACCGTTTTGTCGAGGCTGTTTTTGCGGTAACGGACCGTTTTTTAAAATCTTGAAATTTCGCTAGTGGTATTTAACAATTCTGCCAGTAGAGTTTTCATCTGAATGGACGGTGTATGGTGCTCCtggattttgtgtttttcttagaGGGGAAATAGAGTTTTATTTGACTTGGGGCTTCTTGTGTACACCATAATCATGTTCAGAGCATTTGTTGATCAGCAAATGCAATTGAAAAATGCTTGTATATGATAATCACGAGGGATATTGATTTAGGCTTGGTATCGTAGAAGGTTGGaacattttgattcaaaaattaaCATTCTAAAGATTTGGTTTCTTAACTGATTGGTGATGTTCAATTCTTCAAATCATCAAAACTAGTTCAttggaatttgaaggtacattTTTTCTTCCTCTAGGTTTTAATTTTTCAAAGCCATTTCTGTTTATGTGTTGCCGATATGCTTCAAAATAATCTGCATCGAAGCTGGTCATAATCTGGTTGATAACTTTCGGGTTTGGAAGCTGAGTTGTATTCTAAATGTAAAGTTGCCTTCTGGAGTTCTCAGCTGTACCATTGCAGTTTTTTGGCATTTTTGTGTGGAGTAGCATAATCTTGTTTTGTGTATAAACCTATTCTGGGCGGTGTTCTTAGAGACATCTTGTGCTTAGGTTCTTTCCATtctattcaaaattatcattgcttataaaaaaatcatGATTTCGTTGGCATCGGGTTATGGGCGTGTGTGTAATGTTTATGTGGTGAACATGTAGTCATTTTTCTGCTCAGATGATCTTGTAGATCCATGATGTGGTGAACATGTAGTAATTTTTCTGTTCAGACGACCATTGGTCAAGATCACTTGTGCTACGAAGCATAGCAGCAAACCACTGATTCTTCCTCTTTATCTCACAGTTCATGGATTTAAGTGTCTCTGTCTATGTGTTTGATGATTCAGATGTTTATAATTGATTGCAGGTGGTATAATAATGTGTTTTGGCCAACCAAGTTGGTGAAGGTTGTGTTGTCCATAGTTTTCATCAAGAGGACGGTGACATGATATCATTTTCGTGATGTTTTTTTGGAGAGAAAATAAACAcgtataatttttatattggacAACAGTACCAACGATAGTTATTTTACTGTATCTAAGTTTTGTACTTAATTATGAGGATTACTATTTAACAGTGTTTGGAGCAATAACTCTATTGTTGAAGTTGAATGTGAACTCCATTGCAGACCTCACACCCACACGGTTCAGAGCGAGAGAGAAGATGAAGTTATTAGAACCAAATCAAATCTCAAACTTGCATTAATTCTCTAACTGAATTATAAGTGTTGGTTATCTACGAGTAATGAATCTTAAGTGTCTAAATCAAATCTCAAACTTGCATTAATACTTGA is part of the Vicia villosa cultivar HV-30 ecotype Madison, WI unplaced genomic scaffold, Vvil1.0 ctg.000966F_1_1, whole genome shotgun sequence genome and harbors:
- the LOC131632577 gene encoding pentatricopeptide repeat-containing protein At5g66520-like, whose amino-acid sequence is MSMFAHKIKTVFNSLPRRPSLHQIKLTHAHIIVSGQSQSRLILHILSLLSLSTFPLNYSLSVFNSISSPTVFAFNSIIRCHAKSYSPPFNSISLYSSMRRRFLNPNQHTFTFLLHACTKGRTLTFTSTTTPGVQVHGHVIKLGYARHVFVRNALIHFYFEGFSTTEYSKRVFDEDTDTLCSDVVTWNSMLAGLVRKGEVGVAEKMFDEMPDRDVVSWSTMIMGYVQNGDLEDGLECFRLMREKGIRPNEAILVTVLSASAQMGLLGCGRFIHSAIDYLRFRISVPIGTALVDMYAKCGCIEESRALFDRMLKKDIWTWNVMICGLASHDRAKEALELFHEFISEGFSPVNVTFVGVLNACSRAGFVSEGRHYFKLMVDGYGIQPDMEHYGCMVDLLARAGLIDEAVRLIETMTVAPDPVMWATLLDACKIHGLVEMGETIGNKLLKLDPTHDGHYVQLAGIYAKARKWEDVVRVRRLMVERVANKVAGWSLIEAEGKVHRFAAGDRDHDHSSDIYRMLEIIALRITEAGHSPKQLT